One Bacillus amyloliquefaciens DSM 7 = ATCC 23350 DNA window includes the following coding sequences:
- a CDS encoding Crp/Fnr family transcriptional regulator, producing the protein MNQCDYLLCLKQLPMFNEVPLSIVAALLKNGTFIRGSSDQSPSFLHSQSVYIVLKGSIRFKDSRLPEGSQTVALWEKGAVFPVDEKGGLSLSPFISVNASPDILALHIPYSMFKQMMSYHPRLQMNFLAMLQQNVFCSYQLFLRYLHTSQDESAEPGS; encoded by the coding sequence ATGAATCAGTGTGACTATTTATTATGTCTGAAACAACTTCCTATGTTTAATGAAGTGCCTCTGTCCATCGTCGCAGCCTTATTGAAAAACGGGACGTTTATCCGCGGCTCGTCTGATCAGTCTCCATCCTTTCTTCATTCACAATCCGTATATATCGTATTAAAAGGCAGTATCCGTTTTAAGGACAGCAGGCTCCCTGAAGGCTCGCAAACCGTTGCGCTGTGGGAAAAAGGCGCTGTGTTTCCGGTTGATGAAAAAGGCGGACTGTCTCTATCGCCTTTTATCTCAGTTAATGCTTCCCCGGACATTCTGGCACTCCATATTCCATATTCTATGTTCAAGCAAATGATGTCTTACCATCCGCGGCTGCAAATGAACTTTTTGGCGATGCTTCAGCAAAATGTCTTTTGTTCCTATCAATTGTTTTTACGGTATCTCCATACATCACAGGATGAAAGCGCAGAGCCCGGTTCTTAA
- a CDS encoding YwiC-like family protein: MKAMIPKQHGAWAMLLIPFLLGMVKGGPVFWHIPLFLGWLFLYLTVYPVSLALKKKQLKPYQKWIWYYGVPACCFLTVSAVHKPHLIWVGVSLLPLFLIHMHYARRKNERALTNDAAGVLFFCSGGLASCWLGTGALDGWAWFLFLQSALFFIGSSFYVKSVIRERKNRTFAYWSWGYHLLLPLLSALLGAGWAFFAFIPSSLRAWYFHGRDWSAKKIGILEIANAGFFFAVMCTYMA; this comes from the coding sequence ATGAAGGCGATGATTCCGAAGCAGCACGGCGCATGGGCGATGCTGCTGATTCCATTTTTACTCGGCATGGTCAAGGGAGGCCCGGTTTTCTGGCATATTCCGCTCTTTCTAGGCTGGCTTTTCCTTTATTTGACGGTTTATCCCGTTTCACTTGCCTTGAAAAAGAAACAGCTCAAACCCTATCAAAAGTGGATATGGTACTACGGTGTACCGGCCTGCTGCTTTCTGACCGTTTCTGCCGTTCATAAGCCCCATCTCATCTGGGTGGGCGTTTCTTTACTGCCGCTGTTTCTTATCCATATGCATTATGCCCGCCGAAAAAACGAACGAGCGCTGACGAACGATGCTGCGGGTGTCCTGTTCTTTTGTTCAGGCGGGCTTGCGAGCTGCTGGCTGGGAACGGGAGCCCTTGACGGCTGGGCTTGGTTTCTATTCTTGCAATCTGCTTTATTTTTTATCGGAAGTTCTTTTTATGTGAAATCAGTCATCCGTGAGAGAAAAAACAGAACATTTGCATACTGGTCATGGGGATATCATCTGCTCCTTCCCTTATTATCGGCTCTTCTCGGTGCAGGCTGGGCGTTTTTTGCTTTTATCCCAAGCAGTTTGCGGGCATGGTATTTTCACGGGAGAGATTGGTCCGCGAAAAAAATCGGCATTCTTGAAATCGCAAACGCCGGCTTCTTTTTCGCGGTCATGTGTACATATATGGCGTAA